A genome region from Carya illinoinensis cultivar Pawnee chromosome 2, C.illinoinensisPawnee_v1, whole genome shotgun sequence includes the following:
- the LOC122300649 gene encoding protein NRT1/ PTR FAMILY 5.2-like gives MAGEAAQEEYTQDGTVDLRGNPVLRSKRGGWTACWFVVVYEVFERMAYYGISSNLVIYLTTKLHQGTVKSSNNVTNWVGTIWITPILGAYVADAHLGRYWTFVVSSVIYISGMLMLTLAVSLPSLKPPRCLESDVENCRKASTLQLAVFYGALYTLAVGTGGTKPNISTIGADQFDEFDPKEKAHKLSFFNWWMFSIFFGTLFANTVLVYIQDNVGWTLGYGLPTLGLAISIIIFLSGTPFYRHKVPSGSPFTRMARVIVAALRKWKEHIPNDPKELYELELEEYAKKGKFRIDSTPTLRFLTKASVKTGSTSPWMLCAVTQVEETKQMIRMIPILIATFIPSTMVAQINTLFVKQGTTLDRAIGSFKIPPASLAGFVTISMLVSVVLYDRYFVRIMQRWTKNPRGVTLLQRMGIGLVIHIIIMVIASVTEKYRLSVAKDHGLVENKGQVPLTIFILLPQFVLMGTADAFLEVAKLEFFYDQAPESMKSLGTSYAMTTLGVGNFLSSFLLSTVADITKAHGHHGWILNNLNASHLDYYYAFFVILNFLNFIFFLIVIKFYVYKAEISDSIKVLTEELQGMKARVSNQEELRS, from the exons ATGGCAGGGGAAGCAGCGCAGGAGGAATACACGCAGGATGGGACAGTGGATCTGAGAGGAAACCCGGTTCTTAGATCAAAGAGGGGTGGATGGACTGCTTGCTGGTTTGTTGtcg TGTACGAGGTTTTCGAACGCATGGCGTATTACGGTATATCCTCCAATCTGGTCATATATTTGACAACGAAGCTGCACCAGGGTACCGTCAAGTCCTCCAACAATGTCACCAATTGGGTTGGGACTATCTGGATAACTCCCATCTTGGGTGCTTACGTCGCCGATGCTCATCTCGGCCGATACTGGACCTTTGTCGTTTCCTCTGTAATTTACATCTCG GGAATGTTGATGCTAACATTGGCAGTTTCGCTTCCTAGCCTAAAACCGCCTCGTTGCTTAGAATCTGACGTCGAGAATTGTAGAAAGGCCTCGACGTTACAGTTAGCAGTGTTTTATGGTGCACTCTATACCTTAGCAGTGGGAACAGGTGGAACCAAACCCAACATCTCGACCATTGGGGCAGACCAATTCGATGAGTTCGACCCAAAGGAGAAGGCCCACAAGCTGTCCTTCTTCAATTGGTGGATGTTTAGCATCTTCTTCGGGACACTTTTTGCCAACACGGTTCTTGTCTACATACAAGACAATGTTGGATGGACCTTAGGATATGGACTTCCGACACTTGGACTCGCAATTTCGATAATCATCTTCTTGTCTGGCACTCCCTTCTACAGACACAAGGTGCCCTCAGGAAGTCCCTTCACAAGGATGGCCAGGGTCATTGTGGCTGCTCTTAGGAAATGGAAGGAGCATATCCCCAATGATCCCAAAGAGCTCTATGAGCTTGAGTTGGAGGAGTATGCAAAGAAAGGAAAGTTCAGGATTGATTCCACACCGACCTTGag GTTCCTTACCAAAGCATCTGTGAAAACTGGCTCAACCAGTCCATGGATGTTGTGCGCAGTTACACAAGTAGAGGAGACCAAACAAATGATACGAATGATCCCAATCTTGATTGCCACGTTTATACCGAGCACCATGGTTGCACAAATCAATACTCTTTTCGTCAAGCAAGGTACCACCCTTGATAGAGCCATTGGCAGCTTTAAAATCCCACCGGCAAGTTTAGCCGGATTTGTCACCATATCCATGCTTGTTAGTGTCGTGCTCTATGATCGGTATTTCGTTCGGATTATGCAAAGGTGGACCAAAAACCCAAGAGGCGTCACTCTCCTTCAAAGAATGGGCATTGGCCTTGTTATCCACATTATAATCATGGTAATCGCCTCTGTGACCGAGAAGTATAGACTCAGTGTGGCCAAAGATCATGGGTTAGTTGAAAATAAAGGACAAGTTCCTTTAACCATATTCATTTTACTTCCCCAATTCGTGCTGATGGGAACAGCAGACGCATTTTTAGAGGTTGCAAAGCTTGAGTTCTTCTACGACCAGGCACCAGAAAGCATGAAGAGTCTGGGGACTTCCTATGCCATGACTACTCTAGGAGTCGGAAACTTTCTGAGTAGTTTCCTTCTTTCCACAGTTGCTGACATAACCAAGGCGCATGGTCACCATGGATGGATTCTAAACAACCTGAATGCTTCTCATCTTGAttattattatgcatttttcGTCATATTAAACTTCCTcaacttcattttcttcttaataGTGATTAAGTTCTATGTATATAAGGCCGAAATCTCGGATTCAATAAAAGTGCTTACGGAAGAACTGCAGGGGATGAAAGCCAGGGTCTCGAACCAAGAGGAATTGAGGTCATAG